The Deltaproteobacteria bacterium genome has a window encoding:
- a CDS encoding KamA family radical SAM protein: MQHRIRGAAELARFVTPTDDEARAIAALSERFRFVITPYYASLMDPADPECPVRKQVVPRLAELGDPHGLADPLDEVAHSPVKNVVRVYEDRIAFCVNNECALYCRYCLRKRMVGDEEWTMKRAELQVALDWIRATPAIRDVLLTGGDPLVFSDERLEWLIRELRAIPHVEIVRLGTRFPVTLPMRVTPELCEMLQRYHPIWVNTHFNHPKELTPEAARACDLLTRAGIPVGNQSVLLAGVNDDIATMKALCEGLVRMRVRPYYVYQAQLLEGTGHFRVPIERGVELFRALRGRTSGFAIPQYVLDTPYGKVPLDYPFLKGREGDYVVMESFDGRVWRELNPA, encoded by the coding sequence ATGCAGCACCGCATTCGCGGCGCGGCGGAGCTCGCGCGATTCGTCACGCCCACGGACGACGAGGCGCGCGCGATCGCAGCGCTGTCCGAGCGCTTCCGCTTCGTGATCACGCCCTACTACGCCTCGCTGATGGATCCCGCGGATCCCGAGTGCCCCGTGCGCAAGCAGGTCGTGCCGCGGCTCGCGGAGCTCGGCGATCCGCACGGCCTCGCGGATCCCCTGGACGAAGTGGCGCACTCGCCGGTCAAGAACGTCGTGCGCGTGTACGAGGACCGCATCGCGTTTTGCGTGAACAACGAGTGCGCGCTCTACTGCCGCTACTGCCTGCGCAAGCGCATGGTGGGCGACGAAGAGTGGACGATGAAGCGCGCCGAGCTGCAGGTCGCGCTCGACTGGATTCGCGCGACTCCGGCGATTCGCGACGTGCTGCTGACGGGCGGCGACCCGCTCGTGTTCAGCGATGAGCGCCTCGAGTGGCTGATCCGCGAGCTGCGCGCGATCCCGCACGTCGAGATCGTGCGGCTCGGCACGCGCTTCCCGGTCACGCTTCCGATGCGCGTCACGCCGGAGCTGTGCGAGATGCTCCAGCGCTACCACCCGATCTGGGTGAACACGCACTTCAACCACCCGAAGGAGCTGACGCCCGAGGCCGCGCGCGCGTGCGATCTGCTGACGCGTGCGGGCATCCCCGTCGGCAACCAGAGCGTGCTGCTCGCCGGCGTGAACGACGACATCGCGACGATGAAGGCGCTCTGCGAGGGCCTCGTGCGCATGCGCGTGCGGCCCTACTACGTGTATCAGGCGCAGCTGCTCGAAGGCACGGGCCACTTCCGCGTGCCGATCGAACGCGGCGTCGAGCTGTTCCGCGCGCTGCGCGGGCGCACGAGCGGCTTCGCGATTCCGCAGTACGTGCTCGACACGCCGTACGGAAAGGTGCCCCTCGACTACCCGTTCCTGAAGGGCCGCGAAGGCGACTACGTCGTGATGGAGAGCTTCGACGGGCGCGTGTGGCGCGAGCTGAATCCGGCGTGA